A genome region from Sphingobacteriaceae bacterium GW460-11-11-14-LB5 includes the following:
- a CDS encoding arylsulfatase translates to MNHKFLLSLLVVMASFNFYAAAQKKPNVIIIYADDLGYGDLSCYGATKINTPNIDALAKQGLRFTNGHATASTCTPSRYSLMTGRYAWRKKGTGVLPGDAALIIPTDNTALPSIFQQAGYKTGLVGKWHLGLGNAVEKDWNKEVKPGPKEVGFDYSFIFPATADRVPTVFMENQLVVGLDPKDPIAVDYKNPIGTDPTGKDHPELLKMPAEANHGHNQTIVNGIGRIGYMQGGKLARWTDEELPFTFLTKAKNFIEDHKQEPFFLYYALTEPHVPRLAATMFKGKSELGNRGDVILQLDWAVGEITKQLKYLGLDKNTMIIFSSDNGPVIMDGYEDQGFEKLNGHTPAGSLRGGKYSILEGGTREPFIISWPAKIKPGVSGALVSQIDFLASFAGFFNLESKNAIDSKNVWDAFIGKDQKGRDFFIEQSNQLAIVKDNWKYIRPSKGEAFYKLTHTDSGNLPTVQLYNLTDDLGEKNNLALKYPEKVKELEALLSTEEAKTK, encoded by the coding sequence ATGAACCACAAATTTTTATTATCCCTGCTTGTCGTAATGGCCAGCTTCAACTTTTACGCTGCCGCACAGAAGAAACCTAACGTAATTATCATCTACGCCGACGATTTGGGTTATGGCGACCTCAGCTGTTATGGCGCAACAAAAATAAACACCCCAAATATAGATGCACTGGCAAAGCAAGGACTACGGTTTACCAATGGTCATGCTACCGCATCTACCTGTACACCTTCGCGCTATTCCTTAATGACGGGAAGATATGCATGGCGTAAAAAAGGAACAGGTGTTTTGCCGGGCGATGCCGCACTAATTATTCCGACAGACAATACCGCTCTTCCTTCAATTTTTCAGCAAGCCGGCTATAAAACAGGACTTGTTGGTAAATGGCACCTGGGTTTGGGCAACGCAGTAGAGAAGGATTGGAATAAAGAAGTAAAACCCGGACCAAAAGAAGTAGGTTTTGATTATTCGTTTATTTTCCCGGCTACAGCCGACAGGGTGCCAACTGTTTTTATGGAAAATCAATTGGTGGTGGGTTTAGATCCAAAAGATCCGATTGCAGTTGATTATAAAAATCCAATTGGTACAGATCCAACAGGAAAAGACCATCCTGAACTGTTAAAAATGCCTGCTGAAGCTAATCACGGGCACAACCAGACCATTGTAAACGGCATTGGCCGCATTGGTTATATGCAGGGGGGCAAGCTTGCCCGCTGGACGGATGAGGAACTTCCGTTTACCTTTTTAACCAAAGCGAAAAATTTTATCGAAGATCATAAACAAGAGCCATTTTTCCTGTACTATGCCTTAACCGAACCGCATGTACCACGTCTGGCTGCCACCATGTTTAAAGGTAAAAGCGAGCTGGGCAATCGCGGCGATGTAATTTTACAACTCGATTGGGCAGTTGGCGAAATCACCAAACAACTGAAATACCTTGGTCTTGATAAAAATACGATGATCATATTTAGCAGCGATAACGGTCCTGTAATTATGGATGGTTACGAAGACCAGGGTTTCGAAAAATTAAACGGCCATACACCTGCAGGTAGTTTACGCGGAGGAAAATACAGCATTTTAGAAGGTGGTACACGCGAACCTTTTATTATTTCGTGGCCAGCGAAAATTAAACCTGGTGTTTCCGGAGCCTTGGTTTCACAAATTGATTTCTTGGCCTCATTTGCCGGTTTTTTCAACTTGGAAAGCAAAAATGCAATTGATAGTAAAAATGTATGGGACGCCTTTATCGGGAAAGACCAAAAAGGTCGTGACTTCTTTATTGAACAGAGTAATCAACTGGCAATTGTTAAGGATAACTGGAAATACATCAGGCCATCAAAAGGAGAAGCTTTTTATAAGCTTACCCATACCGATAGCGGAAACCTGCCTACGGTGCAACTGTACAACCTGACAGATGATTTGGGTGAAAAAAACAATCTTGCCCTAAAATATCCTGAAAAGGTAAAAGAACTGGAAGCCTTATTAAGTACAGAAGAAGCTAAAACCAAATAA
- a CDS encoding carbonate dehydratase produces MCAKTIDTKDITYDSLLQGNKDWVKDTIDSDPTFFDKLSEGQSPPVLWIGCSDSRVPANQITNTKPGDIFVHRNIANVVVHTDMNLLSVLDYSINVLKVKHVIVCGHYGCGGVKAALGNKQVGIIDNWLRNIRDVYRTHESEMAAINDPDQRFDRLVELNAIEGAANVTNTSIVQSAWANGQELAVHAWVYSLKTGIIKDLKVTCTGLDDVAPAFKVG; encoded by the coding sequence ATGTGCGCAAAAACAATAGATACGAAAGATATAACATACGATAGTCTGTTACAAGGGAATAAGGATTGGGTTAAAGATACAATCGACAGCGATCCTACCTTTTTTGATAAACTTTCTGAAGGTCAAAGTCCACCGGTATTGTGGATTGGCTGTTCTGATAGCCGTGTGCCTGCCAACCAGATAACCAATACAAAACCAGGCGATATTTTTGTGCATAGAAACATTGCGAATGTGGTGGTGCACACCGATATGAATTTACTTTCAGTACTGGATTATTCAATTAATGTATTAAAAGTTAAACACGTTATTGTTTGTGGCCATTATGGCTGTGGCGGCGTGAAAGCTGCATTAGGCAATAAACAGGTAGGAATTATTGATAACTGGTTGAGAAACATCCGCGATGTATACCGTACTCACGAAAGTGAAATGGCGGCAATCAATGATCCTGATCAACGTTTTGACCGCTTAGTTGAATTAAACGCCATTGAGGGTGCTGCAAATGTAACCAATACCTCAATTGTACAAAGCGCCTGGGCCAATGGTCAGGAGCTAGCTGTGCATGCCTGGGTTTATAGTTTAAAAACAGGAATCATTAAAGACCTTAAAGTAACTTGTACTGGTCTTGATGATGTTGCCCCTGCATTTAAAGTAGGATAA